The genomic region TAATTGCATTGCTACTAGCCGGTGCCATGATGGTTACAGGTATATATGCAGCAGACAACGCAACCGGCCATTTGCCAGACGAAGCAAAACTGACCTTGGAATCAAAGATTCCCGGTTTCAGTTACATGGGACTTAGCACGAATTTATTCTATAAGTATTCACCGACAGATTTTGAAAATGAAAACAGTTCAGATTTAACAGTAAAACTCAGTTTGACAGATGAGGAACAGGATGTTGCTTACCTAAATGTGCTCACCAATTACATGAACGGAGCAACGGTCACCGTTTCTGGCACGGCTCTACAAGGCGGTACCCACAACACATCAAGTTATATCAACTATACGGCAAATTTCTACTATGTTCCTAATTCAGGAAGTACTGCTAATAGTTTAGCAACTGGAACGATTGATACTTCTTCGACATCATCGACTACCCTCGATGTTCCCACCAGGACTTCATCAAGTGATTATGCACGGACCAGATATCTCATCAAAGTACAACTTGCAGAGGAATATTCCTCCGTAATTCCAGATATATATACAGGTACCATTACTTTCGCCTATGCACTTAATTAGTGCCTGACATAAACTGACAAGCGTACCGAAGAGGCCCCATCATTATTGACGGGGTTTTTTCTATCAGCATCTTTTCTTTCCCCAAAAAAATTACATAAAGACTTTTTGATTGCCATGACCAGTCCCGTTTCTTCTGTTTTATTTCAACAATCGGGCAATATCATTGTGTCACTCACAAAATCAATCAGACAAAAGAAAACAAAATCTTACTTGACTCAATCTGAAATTGAAGATATTTTTAGGGTCACAGGCTGGTATTTTGGACAAAATCCGAGATTTCAGATAGCCTGCCCAGATGGCGGAATTGGTAGACGCGCTAGGTTCAGGTCCTAGTGTCTGTTAAAGGACGTGCAAGTTCAAATCTTGTTCTGGGCATATGTGTGAGCAACGACATTGCACGTAATCCACAGAAGTGGATTGCGTGTTTTTTTCTCAACAGGGAATAAGTATGTAGTTACCTGCTTCATGCATTATCGAGACTGATATGATATGACATACAGGGAGGAATTTTACCTGTCATGGGAACGACTGAACTTATTCTGATTGCCATAGGCTTGTCAATGGATGCTTTCGCAACCTCAATCTGCAAGGGCCTATGCATGAAAAAGATTAATTATGGACAGACTTTTATCATAGCCCTGTTCTTCGGAGGGTTCCAAGCCCTCATGCCCCTGCTTGGTTGGTTCCTTGGAAGCCGGCTGCAATCCATCATTTCCACCTATGACCATTGGGTGGTATTTGCACTGCTGTCCTTCATAGGTATCAGGATGATCAGGGAATCATTGGCAAAAGACAAGGAAGAAAACTGTACTGTCAGACTTGACCTGAAAGAGCTCCTTATGCTTGCAATAGCAACAAGCATAGATGCCCTTGCCGTCGGCATAGGATTAGCCCTGCTCCCTGGTATGGATATAACACGGGCAATCCTTGTCATCGGATTCATTACTTTCGCCATCTCTTTCGTCGGTGTCATGATAGGCAACAGATTCGGTACGCGTTTCAAAAACAAGGCAGAAACTGCGGGGGGAATCCTATTGGTACTCATAGGACTGAAAATCCTACTCCAGCATCTGGGTTTCATCCATTTTTGATACAAGGATGGCTAGACTGACAACCATGTTGCCCTTGATTGAATGACAGATGCATTGTACTCTTCAAAGTATGAAAATGAGAATATTATGCCTGGGTGAAATCGTAGGCAAACCGGGAGCAACGGTAATTAAAAGCCAACTCAGAAAACTCAAGGCTAAACGGCATATAGATGTAACAATAGCAAATGGCGAGGGCATGACCAATGGGTTCGGACTTGGTAAAAATCATGCAATCAAGCTGTTGAAAAGTGGCATTGACATCATTACCGGTGGGGAAAAAATCTTCTATAAGATTGATATGGTCGACTTTATCAGCAAAACAGGCTATGTACTCCGTCCGGCAAACTATCCGCCGAATGTGCCGGGAAAAGGTATCAAATACCTTGAAGTCGGAGAAACAAAGCTCGCAATCATCAATCTGCTCGGCCTTTCTGATTTTCCGCGCCTCCATCTTGGCAACCCCTTTTCACTGGCACAATACATGGTAGACAAAGCAAAAGAAAGTACGCCTTATATATTGGTACAGTTCCATGCTTCAACGACGGCTGAAAAAAATACAATGGGCTATCTGCTGGCAGGAAAAGCAGGTGCTGTCGTCGGGACACACTCAAAAGCACTGACCAGTGATGCAAGAATCCTTGAAGGAGGTACCGCCTTCATTACAGACAACGGAATGTGTGGGTCAACTCTTTCCGTAGGAGGTTTTGAAGCGACCAATGAAATTGATCAGTTCATCACTGCGGTACCAAGACGAAGCAAGGAATGTTGGGATTCCCTCCAATTGCAGGGAGTTATCGTAACATTAGGTGAAGATGGAAAAGCAGAGGGAATAGAAACCCTCAGAACAGATGTCCATGAAGGTAGTGGTAGCAACGATGTATGAAAAAGTAGAAGTAAAACAAAAGAACAATGACGGTACGGTCGAAGTGGCCTGCCCTACAAGTGCCTGCAAAGGATGTAAAGGCAACTCATTCTGCAACGTCAAAGGCAAGACTTTTCAAGCCATGATTGATAAACAACTACAGGCGGAAATAAAGCCAGGGGACAAAGTCAACGTATACCTCCCGCCTGCAAAGACAATAAGAACGACTTTCATCACCCTGATGATACCTTTGATGATGTTCCCACTATTCTATTTTCTGTTCCCACTCAAGGCAGATTTTGCGAGGTTCCTTGTTTCGGTAGGAGGCGTTGGTGTAGGTTTTGCTGGAGTCGGCATCTATTTTCATCTCAGAAAGAAAAGATACTACCCTCATGTCATTTCCCGAGAAGATGACAGGATTTGAAAAATGGCAAGAAGGTGCAAGGTCCGGTGGATTTCTCTGGTAATGCTTTGTGCCATGGCTCTTGTCTTGTCTGCGTCCTGCTCCTTTGTTGCCCAAGACACAGATGCAAGGCCAAAACCGGCACAGCATCCGGACCTTCAGCTTACTGACGGCAGTTATACACTTTCGCAAGCAGGAACAGCACCTGTAACTGTAGTAGCCAAAAATATAGAAATCTATGGGAAGGCACATAAAGCCTTGATGGACAACCTCAGCTTCACGCAATATGATAGTGACGGCGTCTTGAAAATGCAAGGTAAGGCTGATTACTGTAGTCTCGATACAGACAGCTACAGTGCGCAGCTGGATGGCAACATTTTTCTTGAATTGCCTGAAAGAAAATTTTCAATAGATTGTTCATCGTTGGATTGGGACAACTCCTCTAAAGTGCTCTCCAGCACAAAAGGCAAAGTATCGGTAACATTCAACGGAAATGATACGATAACAGGTACTGGTTTTTCAGGTAATCTTGCAACAAGGACATTTGAATTTGCGACACTTGAGAAAGGAGAATTGCATGAAGAATAAGCTGCTGGTTTCTGCCATACTGCTGAGCATGTGCATCATGCGGCTTTTTGCTGAACCTATCTCCTTTTCGGGTGGCTATACGCAGCTCAAGATGCAGCAGGACCACCAGGTCATCCAATTGAAGGAAGGAGCCCATGTCACTATCGGGTCCCTTTCAATCGATGCAGATACCATAGAGATAAGCGGAAAAGACTATGCCCTGCTTACCTGCAGCGGTACCGTTCTGGTCAAGGATAGTGACAAAGGGCTGACCATCAGATGCAATGAGATTTCCTACGACAGGTCTTCCCAGATAATCAGAGTCAACAGTTTCATTGAACTTGACGACACTTCCGATGCCTTGCATGCAACCGCTTCAGGGCTCAGCTATAACCGCGGGTCTGGGAAGATTGACCTGCAGGTTGCCGTAAAGCTTTATCATGATGCAGATGGCAAGTTGATGAAATGTAATGCTGACTACCTTTCCTTCGATACAGAACAGAACAATCTTGCATTGCTGGGCAATGCAAAGGTAACCTATGCAAAGGATATTTATGATGCCCAAGCCATCAGCGTAGATCTCAAGGACAACAGGATTACGATGGATGGTTCCATCAGGGGGACTGTCAATGACTAGACCGCAGAAATTTTCACATTTGCTTGAAATTAAAAATCTGAAGAAAAGCTATGGGAAAAAACAAGTAGTCAAAGGTATTTCCTTTTCTGTCAGAAGCGGCGAGATCATAGGTCTGCTTGGTCCCAATGGAGCAGGAAAAACAACTACCTTCTATATGGTCGTAGGTTTTCTGAAAGCCCAAGGCGGGCAGATTCGGATAGATGGAGAAGACATTACCAAACTGCAGATGTACCAACGTTCACAACGAGGCATATCATATCTGCCACAGGAACCGAGTATTTTCCGAAAGTTGACAGTAGAAGACAATCTTCGCCTTGTCATCCAGACACGGACCGATCTCAGCAAAGCAGAAAAAAAAGAAGCAGAAGAAAGACTGCTTGAAAATTTCGGCTTGCAGGATTTGCGCAAGCAGTACGGTGACACACTTTCAGGAGGAGAACGTCGTAGGACTGAAATTGCACGGGCTTTGGCCATAAATCCCCATTTCCTGCTCCTTGATGAGCCTTTTGCAGGAATTGACCCCAAAGCAGTAAGTGATATAAAAAGAATTGTGCGCCAACTTTCCCAACGTGGCATCGGTATCCTGCTTACTGACCACAATGTCAGGGATGCCCTTGCAATAACCACTTGTTCACATATAATAAACGAGGGTACCATCTTGGTAAGCGGCGGCAAGGAAGAACTGCTTGCCGATGAGGTTGCAAGGGA from Spirochaetia bacterium harbors:
- the lptB gene encoding LPS export ABC transporter ATP-binding protein, with translation MTRPQKFSHLLEIKNLKKSYGKKQVVKGISFSVRSGEIIGLLGPNGAGKTTTFYMVVGFLKAQGGQIRIDGEDITKLQMYQRSQRGISYLPQEPSIFRKLTVEDNLRLVIQTRTDLSKAEKKEAEERLLENFGLQDLRKQYGDTLSGGERRRTEIARALAINPHFLLLDEPFAGIDPKAVSDIKRIVRQLSQRGIGILLTDHNVRDALAITTCSHIINEGTILVSGGKEELLADEVARDIYFGTAFEED
- a CDS encoding SoxR reducing system RseC family protein is translated as MSMKVVVATMYEKVEVKQKNNDGTVEVACPTSACKGCKGNSFCNVKGKTFQAMIDKQLQAEIKPGDKVNVYLPPAKTIRTTFITLMIPLMMFPLFYFLFPLKADFARFLVSVGGVGVGFAGVGIYFHLRKKRYYPHVISREDDRI
- the lptC gene encoding LPS export ABC transporter periplasmic protein LptC; protein product: MARRCKVRWISLVMLCAMALVLSASCSFVAQDTDARPKPAQHPDLQLTDGSYTLSQAGTAPVTVVAKNIEIYGKAHKALMDNLSFTQYDSDGVLKMQGKADYCSLDTDSYSAQLDGNIFLELPERKFSIDCSSLDWDNSSKVLSSTKGKVSVTFNGNDTITGTGFSGNLATRTFEFATLEKGELHEE
- a CDS encoding manganese efflux pump MntP family protein, whose product is MGTTELILIAIGLSMDAFATSICKGLCMKKINYGQTFIIALFFGGFQALMPLLGWFLGSRLQSIISTYDHWVVFALLSFIGIRMIRESLAKDKEENCTVRLDLKELLMLAIATSIDALAVGIGLALLPGMDITRAILVIGFITFAISFVGVMIGNRFGTRFKNKAETAGGILLVLIGLKILLQHLGFIHF
- a CDS encoding YmdB family metallophosphoesterase; its protein translation is MRILCLGEIVGKPGATVIKSQLRKLKAKRHIDVTIANGEGMTNGFGLGKNHAIKLLKSGIDIITGGEKIFYKIDMVDFISKTGYVLRPANYPPNVPGKGIKYLEVGETKLAIINLLGLSDFPRLHLGNPFSLAQYMVDKAKESTPYILVQFHASTTAEKNTMGYLLAGKAGAVVGTHSKALTSDARILEGGTAFITDNGMCGSTLSVGGFEATNEIDQFITAVPRRSKECWDSLQLQGVIVTLGEDGKAEGIETLRTDVHEGSGSNDV